In one window of Haloterrigena salifodinae DNA:
- the thiM gene encoding hydroxyethylthiazole kinase, translated as MSDLLPDGITGDELADSLRAIDRGSPLVQHLTNEVTMNDVANLTLHWDALPVMADSPGDAGEMAAGAAAILLNTGQVPEGKVEAMHGAGATAAERDIPVVLDPVGVGATPTREAVAEALLEDLDFSIIKGNYGEISALAGVEAEVKGVESVGEYDEIEDAARSLADSTDATVVASGVEDVVATGDSAVRLAAGHERLSEVVGTGCMLGATLAAFRGAVDDAPTAAVHGALAFGIAGERAAEMPHEGPASFRTNFHDAVAGFDPETAAELDLAGRLERVD; from the coding sequence ATGAGTGATTTACTACCCGATGGTATTACCGGCGACGAGCTCGCGGACTCGCTGCGCGCGATCGACCGGGGGTCGCCGCTCGTCCAACACCTGACCAACGAAGTGACGATGAACGACGTGGCCAACCTCACCCTCCACTGGGATGCGCTCCCGGTGATGGCCGACTCGCCGGGCGACGCCGGCGAGATGGCCGCCGGCGCCGCCGCGATCCTGCTCAACACCGGACAGGTGCCCGAGGGGAAAGTCGAGGCCATGCACGGTGCCGGGGCGACCGCCGCCGAGCGCGACATCCCGGTCGTGCTCGACCCCGTCGGCGTCGGGGCCACGCCTACGCGGGAGGCGGTCGCCGAGGCACTGCTCGAGGACCTGGACTTTTCGATCATCAAGGGCAACTACGGCGAGATCAGCGCGCTCGCGGGCGTCGAAGCCGAGGTGAAGGGCGTCGAGTCAGTCGGTGAGTACGACGAGATCGAGGACGCGGCCCGGTCGCTGGCGGACTCGACGGACGCGACGGTCGTCGCCTCGGGCGTCGAGGACGTCGTCGCGACCGGCGACAGCGCGGTCCGGCTCGCGGCCGGCCACGAACGGCTCTCCGAGGTCGTCGGCACGGGCTGCATGCTCGGGGCCACGCTCGCGGCCTTCCGCGGCGCCGTCGATGACGCGCCGACGGCCGCCGTCCACGGCGCGCTCGCCTTCGGCATCGCCGGCGAACGCGCGGCCGAGATGCCTCATGAGGGGCCAGCCAGCTTCCGGACGAACTTCCACGACGCCGTCGCTGGCTTCGATCCGGAGACGGCGGCCGAACTGGACCTCGCAGGGCGACTCGAGCGCGTCGACTGA
- a CDS encoding sulfurtransferase: MNDSVVTPDWLAAHREDPQVRIVDVRDAWEYDGIGHVPGAVSIPFDSYRDESDVDRGTLPGAEAFADLLSEAGITPENTIVAYDDTHGVFAARFVLTALEYGHDDVRLLDGDYSAWNQEYETSSEVPDVESTEYDPDPLAPEESPLVDYDAVEAALERGALFVDTREAHEFEETRLPGAVRFDWREVVDDETRRLKPADELEELLAEYGITPDREIVLYCNTARRISHTYVVLRALGYENVSFYEGSLTEWVANDGEVESGEAE, encoded by the coding sequence ATGAACGACTCCGTCGTCACGCCGGACTGGCTCGCAGCGCACCGGGAGGATCCGCAGGTACGAATCGTCGACGTCAGGGACGCCTGGGAGTACGACGGCATCGGTCACGTTCCCGGTGCCGTCAGCATCCCGTTCGACAGCTACCGCGACGAGAGCGACGTCGACCGCGGGACCCTCCCCGGCGCCGAGGCCTTTGCCGACCTTCTTTCCGAGGCCGGCATCACACCCGAGAACACGATCGTCGCCTACGACGACACTCACGGCGTCTTCGCCGCCCGATTCGTGCTCACGGCCCTCGAGTACGGACACGATGACGTGCGCCTGCTCGACGGGGATTACAGCGCCTGGAACCAGGAGTACGAGACCTCGAGCGAGGTCCCCGACGTCGAGTCGACCGAGTACGACCCCGATCCGCTGGCGCCCGAGGAGAGCCCGCTGGTCGACTACGACGCCGTCGAGGCGGCCCTCGAGCGCGGCGCGCTGTTCGTCGACACGCGCGAGGCCCACGAGTTCGAGGAGACCCGCCTGCCCGGCGCGGTCCGGTTCGACTGGCGCGAGGTCGTCGACGACGAGACGCGCCGACTGAAACCCGCGGACGAACTCGAGGAACTGCTGGCCGAGTACGGGATCACGCCCGACCGCGAGATCGTGCTCTACTGCAACACCGCCCGGCGGATCAGCCACACCTACGTCGTGCTTCGGGCGCTTGGCTACGAGAACGTCTCCTTCTACGAGGGGAGTCTGACGGAGTGGGTGGCGAACGACGGGGAGGTAGAGAGCGGCGAGGCCGAGTGA
- the thiE gene encoding thiamine phosphate synthase, which translates to MDPSEYGIYLVTQQSISGDRSTVDVVRDAIAGGVDVVQLREKDTDARWRYELGLELRELTAEADVDLIVNDRVDVAEAIDADGVHVGQSDLPVGVARDLLGPEAIVGCSTATVEEALEAEAAGADYLGVGTVYGTTSKDVDRYKNGVGPERIAEIVDAVSIPVVGIGGVTADNAGPVVEAGATGVAVISEIAAADDPRAATAALADAVETAKGVGDASVADE; encoded by the coding sequence ATGGATCCATCGGAGTACGGCATCTACCTCGTCACCCAGCAGTCGATCTCGGGCGACCGTTCGACGGTCGACGTCGTCCGAGACGCCATCGCGGGCGGCGTCGACGTCGTCCAACTGCGCGAGAAGGACACCGACGCCCGCTGGCGGTACGAACTGGGCCTCGAGTTGCGTGAACTGACCGCCGAGGCGGACGTAGACCTGATCGTCAACGATCGCGTCGACGTCGCCGAGGCGATCGACGCCGACGGCGTCCACGTCGGCCAGTCGGACCTCCCAGTGGGCGTCGCGCGGGACCTGCTCGGTCCTGAGGCGATCGTCGGCTGCTCGACGGCGACGGTCGAGGAGGCCCTCGAGGCCGAGGCCGCAGGGGCGGACTACCTCGGCGTCGGAACCGTCTACGGGACGACCTCGAAGGACGTCGACCGGTACAAGAACGGTGTCGGCCCGGAGCGGATCGCGGAGATCGTCGACGCGGTCTCGATTCCGGTCGTCGGCATCGGCGGCGTCACGGCCGACAACGCGGGCCCGGTCGTCGAGGCCGGCGCGACCGGCGTGGCCGTCATCTCCGAGATCGCCGCGGCCGACGATCCGCGGGCCGCGACCGCGGCGCTCGCGGACGCCGTCGAAACTGCGAAGGGAGTCGGGGACGCATCGGTAGCCGATGAGTGA
- a CDS encoding DUF7553 family protein, with translation MARENLEDAAATLRDAADATSDDETRERLENQADEFATLAEADRGPDHGKLARHEHILSDIADEEGGEVADQVADALESVRAFRETVEGV, from the coding sequence ATGGCACGAGAAAACCTCGAAGACGCAGCAGCGACGCTCCGAGACGCCGCGGACGCCACCTCCGACGACGAGACCCGTGAGCGCCTCGAGAATCAGGCCGACGAGTTCGCCACCCTCGCCGAGGCCGATCGCGGCCCCGACCACGGCAAACTGGCCCGTCACGAGCACATCCTCTCCGATATCGCCGACGAAGAAGGCGGCGAGGTCGCCGACCAGGTCGCCGACGCCCTCGAGTCGGTCCGGGCGTTCCGGGAGACGGTCGAAGGCGTCTGA
- a CDS encoding DUF2391 family protein: MKIRRPRRPRQFRWADSAQQTVGGFLLAGPFVVTEEVWTLAGSMSAVQAVLTIVVVSAIGYGALYTADTTRDPDVEQEVAGVPIRFISLLLVSFGSVLILALLFNAPATLIQEPGTTVDVAWTTLKAVSIGSVFSIVGAATADSVFSK, from the coding sequence ATGAAAATCCGACGGCCGCGACGCCCACGCCAGTTCCGCTGGGCCGACTCGGCACAGCAGACCGTCGGCGGCTTCCTGCTCGCCGGTCCGTTCGTCGTGACCGAGGAGGTCTGGACCCTCGCGGGTAGCATGAGCGCGGTCCAGGCGGTGCTGACGATCGTCGTCGTCTCGGCGATCGGCTACGGTGCGCTGTACACGGCCGATACGACTCGCGATCCGGACGTCGAACAGGAGGTCGCCGGCGTGCCGATCCGCTTTATCTCGCTGTTGCTCGTCTCGTTCGGGTCGGTACTGATCCTCGCGCTCCTATTTAATGCGCCCGCCACGTTGATTCAGGAGCCCGGAACGACGGTCGACGTAGCGTGGACGACGCTCAAGGCCGTCAGCATCGGCTCCGTGTTCAGCATCGTCGGCGCCGCGACGGCGGACAGCGTTTTCTCGAAGTAG
- a CDS encoding AEC family transporter, giving the protein MADLLGIFASAIGPIVAIAGVGYVLATIKQIDPEPLNTAVVYVLAPALVFHSLAVTKLAAATLARVTVGVLLFTAAMWGLAELIGRATGEREPALSALVLVAIFTNSGNFGIPVSDFAFGDVGRETAVLYLSIQSVLMYTLGVYIASRSSGSAGLEGVRRVFYIPLAYAVVAALVARALDLVPSADTAAMETLQLVGDASIPLMLLILGIQLARTDTASTVSRAWSATALKMVIAPLIGLGIALLVGFENQTVARVFVLETAMPAAVTPLILVIEFAGGVRSDGVLVSEYVSTCVFLTTLLAIPVLTVLIAVLQSGVVL; this is encoded by the coding sequence ATGGCCGACCTGCTCGGCATCTTCGCCTCGGCGATCGGACCGATCGTCGCGATCGCGGGGGTCGGCTACGTTCTGGCGACCATCAAGCAGATCGATCCGGAGCCGTTGAACACGGCCGTCGTCTACGTGCTTGCGCCCGCGCTGGTGTTTCACAGTCTCGCCGTCACGAAACTCGCCGCAGCAACGCTCGCGCGAGTGACGGTCGGCGTCCTCCTCTTTACCGCGGCGATGTGGGGCCTCGCCGAACTGATCGGCCGCGCCACCGGCGAGCGCGAGCCGGCATTGAGCGCCCTGGTCCTCGTCGCAATCTTCACCAACTCGGGGAACTTCGGGATCCCCGTCTCCGACTTCGCGTTCGGCGACGTCGGGCGGGAGACGGCTGTCCTCTACCTCTCGATCCAGTCGGTGCTGATGTACACCCTCGGCGTCTACATCGCCTCCCGGAGCAGCGGCTCCGCCGGACTCGAGGGGGTTCGCCGGGTGTTCTACATCCCGCTGGCCTACGCGGTCGTCGCCGCGCTGGTCGCCCGGGCGCTGGATCTGGTACCGTCCGCCGACACGGCGGCGATGGAGACGCTGCAACTCGTCGGCGACGCCTCGATCCCGCTCATGCTGCTCATCCTCGGCATCCAGCTCGCGCGCACCGACACCGCCTCGACGGTCTCCCGCGCCTGGTCCGCGACGGCGCTCAAGATGGTCATCGCACCGCTGATCGGTCTCGGCATCGCGCTCCTGGTCGGCTTCGAGAATCAGACCGTCGCGCGCGTGTTCGTCCTCGAGACCGCGATGCCGGCCGCGGTGACGCCGCTGATCCTCGTCATCGAGTTCGCCGGCGGCGTCCGCTCCGACGGGGTGCTCGTCTCAGAGTACGTCTCGACGTGCGTGTTCCTGACGACGCTGCTGGCGATCCCGGTACTCACCGTGTTAATCGCGGTACTGCAGTCCGGCGTCGTGCTGTGA
- a CDS encoding sulfurtransferase has product MATDYANDVLVSADWVEERLDDFQDDDSDLRLVEVDVDTEAYEEEHAPGAIGFNWETQLQDQTQRDILEKEDFEELLGSHGISEDDTVVLYGDNSNWFAAYAYWQFKYYGHDDVKLLDGGREYWLENDYTTTDEEPDFSETEYDAAGPRESIRAYREDVENAIERGVPLVDVRSPEEYSGEVLAPPGLQETAQRGGHIPGASNISWAAVTNDDGTFKDRDELEELYGEEGITGDETTVAYCRIGERSSVAWFALHELLGYDDAVNYDGSWTEWGNLVNAPIEKGN; this is encoded by the coding sequence ATGGCAACCGACTACGCCAACGACGTACTCGTGTCCGCCGACTGGGTCGAGGAGCGCCTCGACGACTTCCAGGACGACGACTCCGACCTCCGACTGGTCGAAGTCGACGTCGACACGGAAGCCTACGAGGAAGAGCACGCCCCCGGTGCGATCGGGTTCAACTGGGAGACCCAGCTCCAGGATCAGACCCAGCGAGACATCCTCGAGAAGGAGGACTTCGAGGAACTGCTCGGCAGTCACGGCATCAGCGAGGACGACACGGTCGTCCTCTACGGCGACAACTCCAACTGGTTCGCCGCCTACGCCTACTGGCAGTTCAAGTACTACGGCCACGACGACGTCAAGCTTCTCGACGGCGGCCGCGAGTACTGGCTCGAGAACGACTACACGACCACCGACGAGGAGCCCGACTTCTCTGAGACCGAGTACGACGCGGCCGGCCCGCGCGAGAGCATCCGCGCCTACCGAGAGGACGTCGAGAACGCGATCGAGCGCGGCGTTCCGCTCGTCGACGTTCGCTCGCCCGAGGAGTACTCCGGCGAGGTCCTCGCGCCCCCGGGACTCCAGGAGACCGCCCAGCGCGGCGGCCACATCCCCGGCGCCAGCAACATCTCGTGGGCAGCCGTCACCAACGACGACGGTACCTTCAAGGACCGCGACGAGCTCGAGGAGCTCTACGGCGAGGAAGGTATCACCGGCGACGAGACGACCGTCGCCTACTGCCGCATCGGCGAGCGATCCTCCGTCGCCTGGTTCGCCCTGCACGAACTGCTCGGCTACGACGACGCCGTCAACTACGACGGCTCCTGGACCGAGTGGGGCAACCTGGTCAACGCGCCCATCGAAAAGGGCAACTGA
- a CDS encoding rubrerythrin family protein produces the protein MTAAEAFVEAVEEDNQTALSRLGSSKSLYADTDGDIDTEPVLRATANAEHAAWQTFLEWADDESHEAAREAFETTAEEEQGHYETVLDHLGDEAYEPQEVPALHEYLRGLESTVERVGAFVGRILASQRSKDQVVGYFVGDADPQTASVFREFGDDLDAQLERATDLLEDVCEDEDDRERAHEAADGAIEAAYDEYVESLEAMGANPKPVC, from the coding sequence ATGACAGCTGCCGAGGCGTTCGTCGAAGCCGTTGAGGAGGACAACCAGACCGCGCTCTCCCGACTCGGGTCCTCGAAGTCGCTGTACGCCGACACCGACGGCGACATCGACACCGAACCCGTCCTCCGGGCGACCGCCAACGCCGAACACGCCGCCTGGCAGACGTTCCTCGAGTGGGCCGACGACGAGAGCCACGAGGCGGCCCGCGAGGCCTTCGAGACCACCGCCGAGGAGGAGCAAGGTCACTACGAGACCGTCCTCGACCACCTCGGTGACGAAGCGTACGAACCGCAGGAAGTGCCCGCGCTCCACGAGTACCTGCGCGGCCTCGAGTCGACCGTCGAGCGCGTCGGCGCCTTCGTCGGCCGGATCCTCGCGAGCCAGCGCTCGAAGGACCAGGTCGTCGGCTACTTCGTCGGCGACGCCGACCCCCAGACCGCGAGCGTCTTCCGCGAGTTCGGCGACGATCTGGACGCCCAGCTCGAGCGCGCGACGGACCTCCTCGAGGACGTCTGCGAGGACGAAGACGACCGCGAGCGCGCCCACGAGGCCGCCGACGGGGCGATCGAGGCCGCCTACGACGAGTACGTCGAGAGCCTCGAGGCGATGGGCGCGAATCCCAAGCCCGTCTGCTGA
- a CDS encoding polysaccharide deacetylase family protein: MKRRVYLATAGATLFAGCSALSGSETDEENGDENGNETGDENGSSDPINEDPGSFDEFEDLSKWTVMEGSMSADKERTHVGSQSARMDAGESDTRVMIKREFDSPRDLSDELPALAFASDREVNPVIQLSDTDGNRLLLQCAVEADGSFARHDLGYKKTVGDPDLSSIAHTKVSFWAGDREMSLWVDDYHFVKRPDTGKVLLEFPDGSAAVEAASALAEHDLPATAFVRTDYVGGSGYPSVDELESLQEDGWTIASEGATGTDLTALDAESQKAEITSAASWLEDHGFDAEYFSYPLNRYDDTTLELVAEHHDLGFVGGFPGHGYVTNPAMVPRATNPDAEEAETLLEWTADQRTITTISFRELENLDATLELVADLKSNGDLEVITPADLASDYLHE, from the coding sequence ATGAAACGACGAGTGTATCTCGCGACGGCCGGTGCGACGCTGTTCGCCGGTTGTTCCGCCCTGAGCGGCTCGGAGACCGACGAAGAAAACGGCGACGAGAACGGGAACGAAACCGGCGACGAGAACGGATCGTCGGACCCGATCAACGAGGATCCGGGCTCATTCGACGAGTTCGAGGACCTCTCGAAGTGGACGGTGATGGAGGGCTCGATGAGCGCCGACAAGGAGCGCACGCACGTCGGCTCCCAGTCCGCCCGAATGGACGCCGGCGAGTCCGACACGCGCGTCATGATCAAACGCGAGTTCGACTCGCCGCGCGACCTCTCCGACGAACTCCCCGCGCTGGCGTTCGCGAGCGATCGCGAGGTCAATCCAGTCATCCAGCTCTCGGACACCGACGGCAACCGACTACTGCTCCAGTGTGCGGTCGAGGCCGACGGCTCGTTCGCCCGTCACGACCTCGGTTACAAGAAGACCGTCGGCGACCCGGACCTGAGTTCGATCGCTCACACCAAGGTCTCGTTCTGGGCCGGCGACCGAGAGATGTCCCTGTGGGTCGACGACTACCACTTCGTCAAGCGACCCGACACCGGGAAAGTGCTGCTCGAGTTCCCCGACGGGTCGGCCGCCGTCGAGGCCGCCTCGGCGCTCGCGGAGCACGACCTCCCCGCGACCGCGTTCGTCCGCACCGACTACGTGGGCGGGTCCGGCTACCCCTCGGTGGACGAGCTCGAGTCGCTCCAGGAGGACGGCTGGACGATCGCCAGCGAGGGCGCGACCGGCACCGATCTCACCGCGCTCGACGCGGAGAGTCAGAAAGCCGAGATCACCAGCGCCGCCTCGTGGCTCGAGGACCACGGGTTCGACGCCGAGTACTTCTCGTACCCGCTCAACCGGTACGACGACACCACCCTCGAACTGGTCGCGGAGCACCACGACCTCGGGTTCGTCGGCGGCTTCCCCGGCCATGGCTACGTGACCAACCCCGCCATGGTGCCCCGCGCGACCAACCCCGACGCCGAGGAGGCCGAGACGCTCCTCGAGTGGACCGCCGACCAGCGGACGATCACGACGATCTCGTTCCGCGAACTCGAGAACCTCGACGCGACGCTCGAACTGGTCGCCGACCTCAAATCGAACGGCGATCTCGAGGTCATCACGCCTGCGGACCTCGCGTCGGACTACCTGCACGAATAA
- a CDS encoding phosphatase PAP2 family protein, which produces MSRGIGVLPQIQELVPEWAALLVALLTQLGDVWFLVLLVGVVYWLRPDDREDAAVLVGLMLAGFSLVTALKYAFALPRPGQPLAELEALGPLARSLYEATGTADGYGFPSGHAVLTTVVYGGLARRLSIGTARQRAAAAATVVSLVSASRIALGVHYLVDVVAGVAVGVTFLVVANRLTARYPTDQQTVAFAIAVAVGVVALATSGAAIDAVLIFVATLVVFGGLQFVRGGRDRSSARG; this is translated from the coding sequence ATGTCACGGGGAATCGGTGTCCTCCCGCAGATCCAAGAACTCGTCCCCGAGTGGGCGGCGTTGCTGGTCGCCCTCCTGACCCAGCTGGGGGACGTCTGGTTTCTGGTCCTCCTCGTCGGGGTCGTCTACTGGCTTCGGCCGGACGACCGCGAGGACGCCGCCGTCCTCGTCGGGCTGATGCTGGCCGGCTTCTCGCTGGTGACCGCCCTGAAATACGCCTTCGCTCTTCCCCGACCCGGCCAACCGCTCGCCGAACTCGAGGCGCTGGGACCGCTGGCCCGGTCGCTGTACGAGGCGACGGGGACCGCCGACGGCTACGGGTTCCCGAGCGGACACGCCGTCCTGACGACGGTCGTCTACGGCGGCCTCGCCCGGCGGCTCTCGATCGGCACGGCCCGCCAGCGGGCCGCCGCGGCGGCGACGGTCGTCTCGCTCGTTTCCGCCTCGCGGATCGCGCTGGGCGTCCACTATCTCGTCGACGTCGTCGCCGGGGTCGCCGTCGGCGTGACGTTCTTGGTGGTCGCGAACCGGCTGACGGCCCGCTACCCGACCGACCAGCAGACGGTCGCGTTCGCGATCGCCGTCGCGGTCGGCGTCGTCGCGCTCGCGACGAGCGGCGCCGCGATCGACGCCGTCCTGATCTTCGTCGCCACGCTTGTCGTGTTCGGCGGGTTGCAGTTCGTACGCGGCGGTCGCGACCGGTCGTCCGCTCGAGGGTGA
- the asnB gene encoding asparagine synthase (glutamine-hydrolyzing) produces MCGIVGAYGWTHDETLSSMLDWIEHRGPDEEGSYLDRDAGLMMGARRLSIVDLEGGSQPKWNEDETVGVVFNGEIYNHGELRDRLSREGHQFESECDTEVLVHLWEEYGEEMVSRLEGMFAFSIWDREAETVFLARDRFGIKPLYFGTNDRGYVWGSELPALLIGGVNRTIDPAAVYNHFSLEYTPAPQTLLEDVWKVEPGQSVTITDDGVETRKYWDLLDLETGTRTTSMAAAADRLRTLLERSVEKRLMADVPVGAFLSGGLDSSAVTGIASQLKDEPLKTYSVSFTDDRLDESDEARLVADHFGTDHTEVPIDLSSMDLFGEMMQYLGEPTGHLQMLPMYALSERASQDVKVALAGEGADELFAGYPWYQHVPEHKRKVDFMPEFTHDVAGAVAQVAPVGNKHLRYFSGLKNNEEMLLNHVCGFTTFRPEPDEFLRTGESAATSGLRANVGEVTAEVADPSLEQHMSTYETGYTLPDYHLYKADHMSMAQSLELRVPFLSTEMVEFAHSLPAELKVNDDDVKRVLKTAVSDLLPDQILEREKMGMRPPVEDWFEEEHDSIETWFTREKLRQTPYVDANRATALRDAHRRGEESVGRTLWMILTYVAWYHSFIDEQNAVV; encoded by the coding sequence ATGTGCGGCATCGTTGGTGCGTACGGGTGGACCCACGACGAGACGCTCTCGTCGATGCTCGACTGGATCGAACATCGCGGCCCCGACGAAGAGGGGTCGTATCTCGACCGCGACGCGGGACTCATGATGGGGGCGCGCCGCCTCTCGATCGTCGACCTCGAGGGCGGCTCCCAACCGAAGTGGAACGAGGACGAGACGGTCGGCGTGGTCTTCAACGGCGAGATCTACAACCACGGCGAGTTGCGCGACCGACTCTCCCGCGAGGGCCACCAGTTCGAGAGCGAGTGCGACACCGAAGTCCTGGTCCACCTCTGGGAGGAGTACGGCGAGGAGATGGTCTCCCGTCTCGAGGGCATGTTCGCGTTCTCCATCTGGGACCGCGAGGCGGAGACCGTCTTCCTCGCTCGCGACCGGTTCGGTATCAAGCCGCTGTACTTCGGGACGAACGACCGGGGGTACGTCTGGGGGAGCGAACTCCCGGCGCTGCTGATCGGCGGCGTCAACCGGACGATCGATCCCGCGGCCGTCTACAACCACTTCTCGCTCGAGTACACGCCGGCGCCCCAGACCCTGCTGGAGGACGTCTGGAAGGTTGAACCGGGGCAGTCGGTGACGATCACCGACGACGGCGTCGAGACACGGAAGTACTGGGACCTGCTTGACCTCGAGACCGGGACGCGAACGACGTCGATGGCGGCGGCGGCCGACCGACTGCGGACCCTGCTCGAACGCTCCGTCGAGAAGCGCCTGATGGCGGACGTGCCGGTCGGGGCGTTCCTCTCGGGCGGGCTGGACTCCTCCGCCGTCACCGGGATCGCCTCGCAACTGAAGGACGAGCCCTTGAAGACCTATTCCGTCTCGTTCACCGACGACCGCCTCGACGAGAGCGACGAGGCACGACTCGTCGCGGACCACTTCGGCACCGACCACACCGAAGTCCCTATCGACCTCTCGTCGATGGACCTGTTCGGCGAGATGATGCAGTACCTCGGCGAGCCGACGGGCCACCTGCAGATGCTACCGATGTACGCCCTCTCCGAGCGGGCCAGCCAGGACGTCAAGGTCGCGCTGGCCGGTGAGGGCGCCGACGAACTGTTCGCGGGCTATCCCTGGTACCAGCACGTCCCCGAACACAAGCGTAAGGTCGACTTCATGCCGGAGTTCACCCACGACGTCGCCGGTGCCGTCGCGCAGGTGGCGCCGGTCGGGAACAAACACCTCCGGTACTTCTCCGGGCTGAAGAACAACGAGGAAATGCTGCTCAACCACGTCTGTGGCTTCACGACCTTCCGGCCCGAACCGGACGAGTTCCTCCGGACGGGGGAGTCCGCCGCGACCTCCGGCCTGCGGGCGAACGTCGGCGAGGTCACCGCGGAGGTCGCGGATCCGTCCTTAGAGCAGCACATGTCGACCTACGAGACGGGCTACACGCTGCCCGACTACCACCTCTACAAGGCCGACCACATGAGCATGGCCCAGTCGCTCGAGCTTCGCGTCCCCTTCCTCTCGACGGAGATGGTCGAGTTCGCCCACTCGCTGCCGGCCGAACTCAAGGTCAACGACGACGACGTCAAACGAGTACTCAAGACCGCCGTTAGCGACCTCCTCCCCGATCAGATCCTCGAGCGCGAGAAGATGGGAATGCGCCCGCCCGTCGAGGACTGGTTCGAGGAGGAACACGACTCGATCGAGACCTGGTTCACGCGGGAGAAACTCCGACAGACGCCGTACGTCGACGCGAACCGAGCCACGGCGCTCCGGGACGCCCACCGCCGCGGCGAGGAGTCGGTCGGTCGAACGCTCTGGATGATCCTCACCTACGTCGCCTGGTACCACTCCTTCATCGACGAGCAGAACGCGGTCGTCTAA
- a CDS encoding GNAT family N-acetyltransferase, translating into MTADARIRVATPDDAAAVRDIYAPFCESTAVTFEESPPTEAEVADRIASTLETYPWLVCEVDGAVVGYAYASRLRKRRAYQWTVELSVYVADDTRRSGVGRSLYESLFAVLERQGVRDAYAVTTVPNPETERFHERLGFERCVDFPAIGYTEGEWRDVAWWRRGIAEKTADPEPITPLPALRDRLDETDWNTLVRTGEI; encoded by the coding sequence ATGACTGCCGACGCGCGGATTCGAGTCGCAACGCCGGACGACGCCGCCGCGGTCCGCGATATCTACGCTCCCTTCTGCGAGTCGACGGCGGTCACGTTCGAGGAGTCGCCACCCACCGAGGCCGAGGTGGCCGACCGAATCGCGTCGACTCTCGAGACGTATCCGTGGCTCGTCTGCGAGGTCGACGGCGCGGTCGTCGGCTACGCCTACGCGAGCCGGCTACGAAAGCGGCGGGCCTACCAGTGGACGGTCGAACTCTCCGTTTACGTCGCCGACGACACCCGTCGGTCGGGCGTCGGCCGCTCGCTCTACGAATCGCTGTTCGCGGTTCTCGAGCGCCAGGGCGTCCGCGACGCCTACGCCGTGACGACGGTCCCCAACCCCGAGACCGAGCGGTTCCACGAGCGGCTGGGATTCGAGCGCTGCGTCGACTTCCCGGCGATCGGGTACACCGAAGGCGAGTGGCGCGACGTCGCCTGGTGGCGACGCGGGATCGCCGAGAAGACGGCCGATCCGGAGCCGATCACGCCGCTGCCCGCGCTCCGGGATCGACTCGACGAGACCGATTGGAACACGCTGGTTCGGACCGGCGAAATCTGA